The following are encoded together in the Streptomyces flavofungini genome:
- a CDS encoding SpoIIE family protein phosphatase has translation MTGTGRGELEGTVRVSEIPAKATGSTRPVARSGGALPARPVPGAGGGPLSSAPTGTTDVVTGATGAADATGGGARAAAGGGPGHGPADPPGEDAPGPADDGPGDGHAAADRPAPDAAAPDVAPGPPETVSTGGPHGVAGGAGDADARRHGAGAVPARVDDPPLAPDDVIWQSSPPGSIYDYIKVASFSIGPDGLVDQWSARAERLFGVPARDAVGKDPIDAFIAPELRTAGRRKMAEILDGREWTGSVPFRVPEPDERTPESGPGAPVSGPGAGSAPVAAGLEGIAEVYVMPARTPEGERSAVCIVVDVRALRRIETDLAASQAIFGQSPFGFLLFGTDLKVQRANRRFAAVFGGAVDDHRGRTVHDYLPRHEADRMQDAMRRVLETGEAVTDMQIVGPAPGSNERRHWSINLYRVHSGSGRPIGVAGLGNDVTNRHAAAREAAHARRNLALLNEAGARIGNSLDLETTARELLDVTVPGFCDLASVDLYQGLLDGDESVHIRQSLAEGSAELRRVAFASAVADAPFPEGTGPVDVGSVHRFAFNSPCAEALRTARPRLVAADDDCGPARRLTSGLIQSTLAVPMVAHDTVVGLAQFSRTKGSEPFGERDRALAVELAARAAVCIDNARLYRREHERALILQRSLLPPGDPEAAGLDIACRYLPGNAATEVGGDWFDVIELPGHRTALVVGDVMGRGLRAAVAMGELRSAVRTLALLDLEPAEVLSALDEIARGLGSPQGPQHARRGTPARGGDHDADDLAEVYLATCVYAVYDAVTRRVTFANAGHLPPVLVEPGESALMLDVPPGMPLGVGGEPFEEVDVDLPEGALLALYTDGLVESRDHPLDEGLNAFVGALTDPAQALEDICDHVLNTLDTHHGEDDIALLMARVQGLPAEHVGDWTLPREPQSVGRARELACQRLREWDLEALVDNAELLVSELVTNALRYGEGEIRLRLLLDRTLVCEVWDAGLVQPRRRRARDTDEGGRGLQLVGLLSAAWGSRRTPRGKTVWFELALPDGDSQPVDAAEALMSLF, from the coding sequence GTGACCGGTACCGGACGCGGTGAGCTGGAGGGGACGGTTCGCGTGAGCGAGATACCAGCGAAGGCGACGGGTTCGACGCGGCCTGTGGCGCGGTCGGGCGGGGCCCTGCCCGCACGGCCGGTGCCGGGAGCCGGGGGCGGACCTCTCTCGTCGGCGCCGACGGGGACCACGGACGTCGTGACAGGTGCGACGGGCGCGGCGGACGCGACCGGAGGCGGCGCACGAGCCGCCGCGGGTGGCGGCCCCGGCCACGGTCCCGCCGACCCCCCGGGCGAGGACGCGCCCGGACCCGCGGACGACGGCCCCGGCGACGGACACGCCGCGGCCGACCGCCCCGCGCCCGACGCCGCCGCGCCCGACGTAGCACCTGGCCCGCCCGAAACCGTAAGCACCGGTGGTCCGCACGGCGTAGCCGGGGGGGCCGGGGACGCCGACGCGCGTCGCCACGGCGCCGGCGCCGTGCCCGCCCGCGTCGACGACCCTCCCCTCGCCCCGGACGACGTCATCTGGCAGAGCAGCCCGCCCGGGTCCATCTACGACTACATCAAGGTGGCCTCCTTCTCGATCGGCCCCGACGGGCTGGTCGACCAGTGGAGCGCCCGCGCCGAGCGGCTGTTCGGCGTGCCCGCGCGCGACGCCGTCGGCAAGGACCCCATCGACGCGTTCATCGCCCCCGAGCTGCGCACCGCGGGACGGCGCAAGATGGCCGAGATCCTCGACGGCCGGGAGTGGACCGGGTCCGTCCCGTTCCGGGTGCCGGAGCCGGACGAACGGACGCCGGAGTCCGGACCCGGCGCCCCGGTCAGCGGGCCCGGCGCCGGATCCGCCCCGGTCGCCGCCGGGCTCGAAGGCATCGCCGAGGTCTATGTGATGCCCGCCCGGACGCCGGAGGGCGAGCGCTCCGCCGTCTGCATCGTCGTCGACGTCCGCGCGCTCCGCCGGATCGAGACCGACCTCGCCGCTTCGCAGGCCATTTTCGGTCAATCTCCCTTCGGCTTCCTGCTCTTCGGCACCGACCTGAAGGTGCAGCGCGCCAACCGCCGGTTCGCCGCCGTCTTCGGCGGCGCCGTCGACGACCACCGCGGCCGCACCGTCCACGACTACCTGCCCCGCCACGAGGCCGACCGGATGCAGGACGCCATGCGCCGGGTCCTGGAGACCGGCGAGGCCGTCACGGACATGCAGATCGTCGGCCCGGCCCCGGGCAGCAACGAACGCCGCCACTGGTCGATCAACCTCTACCGCGTGCACAGCGGTTCGGGCCGCCCCATCGGCGTCGCGGGCCTCGGCAACGACGTCACCAACCGGCACGCCGCCGCCCGCGAGGCCGCCCACGCCCGCCGCAACCTCGCCCTCCTCAACGAGGCCGGCGCCCGCATCGGCAACTCCCTCGACCTGGAGACCACCGCCCGCGAACTCCTCGACGTCACCGTCCCCGGCTTCTGCGACCTCGCCTCCGTCGACCTCTACCAAGGCCTCCTGGACGGCGACGAATCCGTGCACATCCGCCAGAGCCTCGCCGAGGGCAGCGCCGAGCTGCGTCGCGTCGCCTTCGCGAGCGCCGTCGCCGACGCGCCCTTCCCCGAAGGCACCGGCCCCGTCGACGTCGGCTCCGTGCACCGCTTCGCCTTCAACTCGCCCTGCGCGGAAGCCCTGCGCACCGCCCGCCCGCGCCTGGTCGCCGCCGACGACGACTGCGGACCCGCCCGCCGCCTCACCAGCGGCCTCATCCAGTCCACGCTCGCCGTGCCGATGGTCGCGCACGACACCGTCGTCGGCCTCGCGCAGTTCTCCCGTACGAAGGGCAGCGAACCCTTCGGCGAACGCGACCGGGCGCTCGCCGTCGAACTCGCCGCGCGCGCCGCCGTCTGCATCGACAACGCCCGCCTCTACCGCCGCGAGCACGAGCGCGCGCTGATACTGCAACGGTCCCTGCTCCCGCCCGGCGACCCCGAGGCCGCCGGACTCGACATCGCCTGCCGCTATCTGCCCGGCAACGCCGCCACCGAGGTCGGCGGCGACTGGTTCGACGTCATCGAACTGCCGGGCCACCGCACCGCCCTGGTCGTCGGCGACGTCATGGGCCGCGGCCTGCGCGCCGCCGTCGCCATGGGCGAACTGCGCTCCGCCGTGCGCACCCTCGCGCTGCTCGACCTGGAGCCCGCCGAGGTCCTCTCCGCGCTCGACGAGATCGCCCGCGGCCTCGGCAGCCCCCAGGGCCCGCAGCACGCCCGCCGTGGCACCCCCGCCCGCGGCGGCGACCACGACGCCGACGACCTCGCCGAGGTCTACCTCGCGACCTGCGTGTACGCGGTGTACGACGCCGTCACCCGCCGCGTCACCTTCGCCAACGCCGGGCACCTGCCGCCCGTCCTCGTCGAGCCCGGCGAGTCCGCGCTCATGCTCGACGTGCCCCCGGGCATGCCGCTCGGCGTCGGCGGCGAACCCTTCGAGGAGGTCGACGTCGACCTGCCGGAGGGCGCGCTGCTCGCCCTCTACACCGACGGCCTCGTCGAGTCCCGAGACCACCCCCTGGACGAGGGTCTGAACGCCTTCGTGGGCGCGCTCACCGACCCCGCACAGGCCCTGGAGGACATCTGCGACCACGTCCTGAACACCCTCGACACCCACCACGGCGAGGACGACATCGCGCTCCTCATGGCGCGGGTGCAGGGCCTGCCCGCCGAGCACGTCGGCGACTGGACGCTGCCGCGCGAGCCGCAGTCCGTGGGCCGCGCCCGTGAGCTGGCCTGCCAGCGGCTGCGCGAGTGGGACCTCGAAGCGCTCGTCGACAACGCCGAACTCCTCGTCAGCGAGCTGGTCACCAACGCCCTGCGCTACGGCGAGGGCGAGATCAGACTGCGCCTGCTCCTCGACCGCACCCTGGTCTGCGAGGTGTGGGACGCCGGGCTCGTCCAGCCGCGCCGCCGCCGCGCCCGCGACACCGACGAGGGCGGGCGCGGGCTGCAACTCGTCGGCCTGCTGAGCGCGGCCTGGGGCTCACGCCGGACACCGCGCGGCAAGACGGTGTGGTTCGAGCTGGCGCTGCCGGACGGGGACTCGCAGCCGGTGGACGCGGCGGAGGCGCTGATGAGCCTGTTCTGA
- a CDS encoding (deoxy)nucleoside triphosphate pyrophosphohydrolase, producing the protein MTDRIVVVGAALYDDGRLLAARRSAPEELAGRWELPGGKVEPGERGEDALVRELREELGVEAEPLARVPGEFDLGRGYVMRVWRARLLAGEPKPLEDHDELRWLGPDELWSVDWLPGDIPAIHALTASWRLPDGRPPGFPGGPLARRAPSTPRRTPSDGPSAPL; encoded by the coding sequence ATGACCGATCGGATCGTGGTGGTGGGCGCCGCCCTGTACGACGACGGACGGCTGCTCGCCGCCCGCCGCAGCGCGCCCGAGGAACTCGCCGGACGCTGGGAGCTGCCCGGCGGGAAGGTCGAGCCCGGCGAGCGCGGCGAGGACGCGTTGGTGCGCGAGCTGCGCGAGGAGCTGGGGGTCGAGGCGGAGCCGCTGGCGCGGGTGCCGGGGGAGTTCGACCTCGGGCGCGGCTATGTGATGCGGGTGTGGCGGGCCCGGCTGCTCGCGGGGGAGCCGAAGCCCCTTGAGGACCACGACGAACTGCGGTGGCTCGGCCCCGATGAACTGTGGAGCGTGGACTGGCTCCCCGGCGACATCCCGGCGATCCACGCCCTGACCGCTTCCTGGCGGCTTCCTGACGGTCGCCCTCCGGGCTTTCCCGGCGGCCCGCTCGCGCGCCGCGCGCCGTCGACGCCTCGGCGCACCCCGTCTGACGGGCCCTCCGCACCCCTCTGA
- a CDS encoding TPM domain-containing protein, with product MTPSSRAPSHISARAAAAVLLLWCWLPLSAPPAGAASAPPAAPPARAVPADDPVRLDRDGQITDRAGALGDRRPAVVTALDRLYEEQRVQLFVVYVRDFSGRSPRDWADSTADRNGLGADDVLLAVATHDRQYATSVDASARLTDDQLRDVAATAVEPALRRHDWAGAAVGAANGYAAVLDGQRVVAPTITPGEADPGGSATGGADGTDDGVAGDLVLPVVAACAAGGFALVAYRRRRRRLTSRTTPGRATGAGPEPLPDLDARARALLVESDDAVRTSTEELGFATAQFGEEAARPFTAAVAAARDELTAAFRLRQELDDAHPEDDATRRRMLDEIVARCTEAGRRLDAEAAAFDQLRALERSAPAALDRAETVFQQVSARTLDAESTLKELRGRYAPGASEAVVGNVEQARDRLVFATGQLHRARTAVDGADNATAAVHLRAAEGAVDQADTFLTAVERLTGELAQAAGRLPGALSDAEADLAEARGRLTGTGGTPDADLRGHLARVEAVTGEVRRALAAGPYDPIDALRRVEEADAALDASLAGARERESADARARSLLGQALLTARSAVAVAADYVTTHRGAVGSAARTRLAEAQRHLRQAEAAEDAPARVGSGAGAALAEARRADSLAREAQALAERDVRAYGNPYGGGGGGAGGRGGAVLGGIVLGQVLGGMGRGGSGGSGGTGGGGPGSFGGGGTRGRRGGGGRF from the coding sequence GTGACGCCGTCCTCCCGCGCCCCGTCGCACATATCCGCGCGGGCGGCGGCCGCCGTGCTGCTGCTCTGGTGCTGGCTCCCGCTGTCGGCGCCCCCGGCGGGCGCGGCGTCCGCCCCGCCCGCCGCGCCTCCCGCGCGAGCCGTGCCCGCCGACGACCCGGTCCGCCTCGACCGCGACGGCCAGATCACCGACCGCGCCGGCGCGCTCGGCGACCGCCGTCCGGCCGTCGTCACCGCGCTCGACCGGCTCTACGAGGAGCAGCGGGTCCAGCTGTTCGTCGTGTACGTACGCGACTTCTCGGGCCGGTCCCCGCGGGACTGGGCCGACTCCACCGCCGACCGCAACGGCCTCGGCGCCGACGACGTGCTGCTCGCCGTCGCCACCCACGACCGGCAGTACGCCACGTCCGTCGACGCGTCCGCCCGGCTCACCGACGACCAGCTGCGGGACGTCGCCGCCACCGCCGTCGAGCCCGCCCTGCGGCGCCACGACTGGGCGGGCGCCGCCGTCGGCGCGGCGAACGGGTACGCGGCGGTGCTCGACGGGCAGCGGGTGGTGGCGCCGACGATCACCCCGGGCGAGGCCGACCCCGGCGGGAGCGCCACGGGCGGCGCTGACGGCACGGACGACGGGGTGGCGGGCGATCTGGTGCTCCCGGTGGTCGCGGCCTGCGCGGCGGGCGGCTTCGCCCTGGTCGCGTACCGGCGTCGGCGGCGGCGCCTCACCTCCCGTACGACACCGGGCCGTGCCACCGGCGCCGGGCCCGAGCCGCTGCCCGACCTCGACGCCCGGGCCAGGGCCCTGCTGGTGGAGTCCGACGACGCCGTGCGCACCAGCACCGAGGAACTCGGCTTCGCCACCGCCCAGTTCGGCGAGGAGGCGGCGCGCCCCTTCACGGCCGCCGTGGCCGCCGCGCGCGACGAGCTGACGGCGGCCTTCCGGCTGCGCCAGGAGCTCGACGACGCCCACCCGGAGGACGACGCGACCCGGCGCCGCATGCTCGACGAGATCGTCGCCCGCTGTACCGAGGCGGGCCGCCGTCTGGACGCCGAGGCCGCGGCCTTCGACCAGTTGCGCGCCCTGGAGCGCTCCGCGCCCGCCGCGCTCGACCGTGCCGAGACGGTGTTCCAGCAGGTCAGCGCCCGCACCCTGGATGCCGAGAGCACCCTCAAGGAGCTGCGTGGCCGCTACGCCCCCGGCGCGAGCGAAGCGGTCGTCGGCAACGTCGAACAGGCCAGGGACCGGCTCGTGTTCGCCACCGGCCAGCTGCACCGGGCCCGCACGGCCGTCGACGGCGCCGACAACGCCACGGCCGCCGTCCATCTGCGCGCGGCCGAGGGCGCCGTCGACCAGGCCGACACGTTCCTCACGGCCGTCGAGCGGCTCACCGGTGAACTCGCGCAGGCGGCGGGCCGGTTGCCGGGCGCCCTGAGCGACGCCGAGGCCGACCTCGCCGAGGCACGCGGGCGGCTCACCGGCACCGGCGGCACGCCCGACGCCGACCTGCGCGGGCACTTGGCCCGGGTCGAGGCCGTCACCGGCGAGGTGCGGCGGGCCCTCGCCGCCGGTCCGTACGACCCGATCGACGCGCTGCGCCGGGTGGAGGAGGCGGACGCGGCGCTCGACGCGTCCCTGGCGGGCGCGCGCGAACGCGAGAGCGCCGACGCCCGCGCGCGTTCCCTTCTCGGCCAGGCCCTGCTCACTGCCCGCAGCGCCGTCGCCGTCGCCGCCGACTACGTCACGACGCACCGGGGCGCGGTGGGCAGCGCGGCCCGGACCAGACTCGCGGAGGCGCAGCGACACCTGCGGCAGGCGGAGGCGGCGGAGGACGCCCCGGCCAGGGTGGGGTCGGGGGCGGGGGCGGCCCTCGCCGAGGCCCGGCGCGCCGACTCCCTCGCGCGCGAGGCCCAGGCACTGGCCGAGCGCGACGTCCGGGCCTACGGCAATCCGTACGGCGGCGGGGGCGGTGGCGCGGGCGGCAGGGGCGGTGCCGTCCTCGGCGGGATCGTCCTCGGGCAGGTCCTCGGCGGGATGGGGCGCGGGGGCTCCGGAGGCTCCGGGGGGACGGGCGGGGGCGGGCCCGGGAGTTTCGGCGGGGGCGGGACGCGGGGGCGCAGGGGCGGAGGCGGACGGTTCTGA
- a CDS encoding purine-cytosine permease family protein: protein MTDTVTRDATAPADGATPAAGPPKRSYARLAADESREDYSLRYAPHSFRRWSPTMVASTALGGIAYLADFAIGASIVFTYGFTSGLASILCAATIIFVTGVPIARACAKYGLDMDLVTRGAGFGYFGSTLTSLIYASFTFIFFALEGSIMAQAMHQAVGLPVEVGYLVTTLIVIPIVFRGMGALAKVQAWTQPIWLIGMVLPFLVLAFEAPDAWGAFGSFEGTEGAGQGFSWIGFGLGTGVALSLIAQIGEQADYLRFMPARTEANKRRWNLAVLAAGPGWVIIGAAKQLGGAFLAFVALEAVGRTHALEPIAPQIEALRPWLGSFALPAAAVFVIVSQIKINVTNAYSGSLSWSNFFSRVTHRHPGRVWYIFLNLAIALTLMEMNMFAALNKLLGFYANVGIAWIVAVAADLVINKRLGWSPPYIEFKRAYLYAVNPAGFGAMVIASTVSILAFFGLFGRYAEAFSTFIAAGLALLLCPLIAWATRGKYYLARPNPVNGPHVEVPDITATHTCAVCETAYELPDIADCPVQSGPICSLCCSLDAECGDVCRTSPASGPVLMPVPTVPTGPTVPTAAS, encoded by the coding sequence ATGACGGATACGGTCACACGCGACGCCACGGCCCCGGCGGACGGCGCCACCCCGGCCGCAGGACCGCCGAAGCGCAGCTACGCCCGGCTCGCCGCCGACGAGAGCCGCGAGGACTACTCGCTGCGCTACGCCCCGCACTCCTTCCGCCGCTGGTCGCCGACCATGGTCGCGTCCACGGCGCTCGGCGGCATCGCCTACCTCGCGGACTTCGCGATCGGTGCCTCCATCGTCTTCACGTACGGCTTCACCAGCGGGCTCGCGTCCATCCTGTGCGCGGCGACGATCATCTTCGTCACGGGTGTCCCGATCGCCCGGGCCTGCGCGAAGTACGGCCTGGACATGGACCTGGTCACGCGCGGCGCGGGCTTCGGCTACTTCGGCTCCACCCTCACGTCGCTCATCTACGCCTCGTTCACCTTCATCTTCTTCGCCCTCGAAGGCTCGATCATGGCCCAGGCCATGCACCAGGCGGTCGGACTGCCCGTGGAGGTCGGCTACTTGGTGACGACGCTGATCGTCATCCCGATCGTCTTCCGCGGCATGGGCGCGCTCGCCAAGGTGCAGGCCTGGACCCAGCCGATCTGGCTGATCGGCATGGTGCTTCCGTTCCTGGTGCTCGCCTTCGAGGCGCCGGACGCCTGGGGTGCCTTCGGCTCCTTCGAGGGCACCGAGGGCGCCGGCCAGGGCTTCTCCTGGATCGGCTTCGGGCTCGGCACCGGCGTCGCGCTCTCCCTCATCGCGCAGATCGGTGAACAGGCCGACTACTTGCGCTTCATGCCGGCCAGGACCGAGGCGAACAAGAGGCGATGGAATCTGGCCGTTCTGGCGGCCGGTCCCGGCTGGGTGATCATCGGTGCCGCCAAGCAACTCGGTGGCGCGTTCCTGGCCTTCGTGGCCCTGGAGGCGGTCGGCAGGACGCACGCCCTGGAGCCGATCGCTCCGCAGATCGAGGCGCTGCGCCCCTGGCTCGGCTCCTTCGCGCTGCCCGCCGCCGCGGTCTTCGTGATCGTCTCGCAGATCAAGATCAACGTGACCAACGCCTACAGCGGTTCGCTGTCCTGGTCGAACTTCTTCTCCCGCGTCACGCACCGCCACCCGGGCCGGGTCTGGTACATCTTCCTCAACCTCGCCATCGCGCTGACGCTGATGGAGATGAACATGTTCGCGGCCCTCAACAAGCTCCTCGGCTTCTACGCCAACGTGGGCATCGCCTGGATCGTCGCCGTCGCGGCCGACCTGGTCATCAACAAGCGGCTCGGCTGGAGTCCGCCGTACATCGAGTTCAAACGCGCCTATCTGTACGCGGTGAACCCGGCCGGATTCGGTGCGATGGTGATCGCCTCGACGGTCTCCATCCTGGCGTTCTTCGGCCTGTTCGGCCGGTACGCCGAGGCCTTCTCGACCTTCATCGCCGCCGGACTCGCCCTGCTCCTGTGCCCGTTGATCGCCTGGGCCACCCGCGGCAAGTACTACCTGGCGCGGCCGAACCCGGTGAACGGGCCGCACGTCGAGGTCCCCGACATCACGGCCACCCACACCTGCGCGGTGTGCGAGACGGCGTACGAACTCCCCGACATCGCCGACTGTCCCGTCCAGTCGGGGCCGATCTGCTCGCTGTGCTGCTCCCTCGACGCCGAGTGCGGGGACGTCTGCCGCACGTCGCCCGCGAGCGGCCCGGTGCTCATGCCGGTGCCGACGGTGCCGACAGGGCCGACGGTGCCGACCGCGGCCTCGTAG
- a CDS encoding SPOR domain-containing protein: protein MNDGTVILPWLVIRQDDNGNRYRVGRYATKAEAQKIADSLDDRGKEQLYWVERLNQNGAR from the coding sequence ATGAACGACGGGACGGTCATACTGCCCTGGCTCGTGATACGCCAGGACGACAACGGCAACCGCTACCGCGTCGGCAGGTACGCGACCAAGGCCGAGGCGCAGAAGATCGCGGACAGCCTCGACGACCGCGGCAAGGAGCAGCTGTACTGGGTGGAGCGGCTGAACCAGAACGGCGCGAGGTGA
- a CDS encoding GntR family transcriptional regulator, which translates to MTFGEQPAYLRVAGDLRKKITDGLLPPHTRLPSQARIREEYGVSDTVALEARKVLMAEGLVEGRSGSGTYVRERPAPRRVARTGFRGPGTSTPFRQEQAAENARGTWESRSEQTDATEAVAERLAIRPGDRVMCTRYVFRDAGEAMMISTSWEPLAVTGRTPVMLPEEGPLGGCGVVDRMAAIDVIVDNVAEEVGARPGLAEELLALGGVPGHVVLALQRTYYASGRPVETADIVVPADRYRIAYHLPVR; encoded by the coding sequence GTGACATTCGGTGAGCAGCCGGCCTATCTGCGCGTCGCGGGTGATCTCCGCAAGAAGATCACCGATGGTTTGCTGCCCCCGCACACGCGGCTCCCCTCGCAGGCCAGAATCCGCGAGGAGTACGGGGTCTCCGACACGGTCGCTCTCGAGGCCCGCAAGGTGCTGATGGCCGAAGGCCTGGTGGAGGGACGCTCCGGCTCCGGCACCTATGTGCGCGAGCGCCCCGCCCCGCGCCGCGTCGCGCGCACAGGCTTCCGCGGCCCCGGCACCTCCACCCCCTTCCGCCAGGAGCAGGCCGCCGAGAACGCCCGCGGGACCTGGGAGTCCCGCAGCGAGCAGACGGACGCGACCGAGGCGGTCGCCGAGCGGCTCGCCATCCGCCCCGGGGACCGCGTGATGTGCACGCGGTACGTCTTCCGGGACGCGGGCGAGGCCATGATGATCTCCACGTCCTGGGAGCCCCTCGCCGTCACCGGCCGCACCCCCGTGATGCTCCCTGAGGAGGGCCCCCTCGGCGGCTGCGGCGTCGTGGACCGCATGGCCGCCATCGACGTGATCGTGGACAACGTCGCGGAGGAGGTCGGCGCCCGCCCCGGCCTCGCCGAGGAACTGCTCGCCCTCGGCGGCGTCCCCGGCCACGTGGTGCTCGCCCTCCAGCGGACGTACTACGCCTCGGGGCGCCCCGTGGAGACGGCCGACATCGTCGTGCCCGCCGACCGCTATCGCATCGCGTACCACCTGCCGGTGCGGTGA
- a CDS encoding alpha/beta hydrolase family protein: MNLRDLRSPRSRASGRSRGGALALGLAVATVLAAGAAAPVSAQDTGGAPEAHGVRAALPAPTGPHAVGTFSTRLVDRSRHDPWVTSQPYRELMVGVWYPARATGGHPVAPYMAKGAAARWNAAAPHGIPKDAVDWAGLRTHARQGAPLKRPAGNGGRLPVLVYSAGANDPRTWGTALVEDLASRGYVVVTVDHTYESPGVEFPDGSVKTDKPLRDALAQTSPEKLPQLMKKVLDTRVADDKFVLDRLGALPHGLGRAVDRNRVGVFGHSAGGMAAAETMYEDKRVRAGVNLDGTLEHNAQPQGTNLTPVARHGLDHRPFLLMGRDGSDHTTESSWGSFWKHGKGWKRDLNLRGSKHQTYTDLAALLPQAGVGRDVVEKNIGTVDPARATAAQRAYVASFFDRWLGGRDDHLLDGPSARYPQVRFVEE; encoded by the coding sequence ATGAACCTTCGCGATCTTCGCTCCCCCCGTTCCCGCGCCTCCGGCCGTTCCCGCGGGGGCGCGCTCGCCCTGGGGCTCGCCGTGGCCACCGTGCTCGCCGCCGGGGCCGCCGCGCCGGTCTCCGCGCAGGACACGGGCGGCGCCCCGGAGGCGCACGGCGTGCGGGCCGCGCTGCCCGCGCCCACCGGTCCGCACGCCGTCGGTACGTTCTCGACCCGCCTGGTCGACCGCTCCCGGCACGACCCGTGGGTCACCTCGCAGCCGTACCGGGAGCTGATGGTGGGCGTCTGGTACCCGGCGCGGGCCACCGGCGGGCACCCCGTCGCCCCGTACATGGCGAAGGGCGCCGCCGCACGCTGGAACGCCGCCGCGCCGCACGGGATCCCGAAGGACGCCGTCGACTGGGCGGGCCTGCGCACGCACGCCCGCCAGGGCGCGCCCCTGAAGCGCCCGGCCGGGAACGGAGGGCGGCTGCCCGTGCTCGTGTACAGCGCCGGTGCCAACGACCCCCGCACCTGGGGTACGGCGCTCGTCGAGGACCTGGCGAGCCGCGGCTACGTCGTCGTCACCGTCGACCACACCTACGAGTCCCCGGGCGTGGAGTTCCCCGACGGCTCCGTGAAGACCGACAAGCCCCTGCGGGACGCGCTCGCGCAGACCTCGCCGGAGAAGCTGCCGCAGCTCATGAAGAAGGTGCTCGACACCCGCGTCGCCGACGACAAGTTCGTCCTCGACCGGCTCGGCGCGCTGCCGCACGGCCTGGGCAGGGCGGTCGACCGGAACCGCGTCGGCGTGTTCGGGCACTCCGCCGGCGGGATGGCCGCCGCCGAGACCATGTACGAGGACAAGCGCGTGCGGGCGGGCGTCAACCTGGACGGCACCCTGGAGCACAACGCGCAGCCCCAGGGCACGAACCTCACGCCCGTCGCCCGGCACGGCCTGGACCACCGGCCGTTCCTGCTGATGGGGCGGGACGGCAGCGACCACACCACCGAGTCGTCGTGGGGCTCCTTCTGGAAGCACGGCAAGGGCTGGAAGCGGGACCTGAACCTGCGCGGCTCCAAGCACCAGACGTACACCGACCTCGCGGCGCTCCTGCCGCAGGCCGGGGTGGGGCGCGACGTGGTCGAGAAGAACATCGGCACCGTCGACCCGGCGCGCGCCACGGCCGCCCAGCGCGCGTACGTGGCCTCGTTCTTCGACCGCTGGCTCGGCGGGCGCGACGACCACCTCCTCGACGGTCCTTCGGCGCGCTACCCGCAGGTCCGGTTCGTGGAGGAGTAG
- a CDS encoding PspA/IM30 family protein — MAKQTILGRVAQLAKANVNALLDQAEDPQKMLDQLIRDYTENIRDAEQAVVTTIGDLRLLEEDHRQDVAAAAEWGGKALAASKKADVLRADGNAAEADRFDGLAKVALGRQLRSEREAKDAEPVIAAQSEVVGKLKDGLDTMKIKLTELHSQRDRLVARAKSAEARNRMLDAARSIDVLDPAGELSRFEEKVRREEARALGGEELAASSLDAQFEQLETLSDTAEVEARLAALKATT, encoded by the coding sequence ATGGCCAAGCAGACGATCCTCGGGCGCGTGGCGCAGTTGGCGAAGGCCAACGTCAACGCCCTCCTCGACCAGGCCGAGGACCCGCAGAAGATGCTGGACCAGCTGATCCGTGACTACACGGAGAACATCCGGGACGCCGAGCAGGCCGTGGTGACGACGATCGGTGATCTGCGGCTCCTGGAGGAAGACCACAGGCAGGACGTGGCGGCGGCCGCCGAGTGGGGCGGCAAGGCGCTCGCGGCCAGCAAGAAGGCGGACGTGCTGCGGGCGGACGGGAACGCGGCGGAGGCCGACCGGTTCGACGGCCTGGCGAAGGTGGCCCTCGGCAGGCAGCTGCGGTCCGAGCGGGAGGCGAAGGACGCCGAGCCGGTGATCGCGGCGCAGTCCGAGGTGGTCGGCAAGCTCAAGGACGGCCTCGACACGATGAAGATCAAGCTGACGGAACTGCACTCCCAGCGGGACCGGTTGGTGGCCCGGGCGAAGTCGGCGGAGGCGCGGAACCGGATGCTCGACGCCGCGCGGAGCATCGACGTCCTCGATCCGGCCGGCGAGCTGAGCCGGTTCGAGGAGAAGGTGCGGCGGGAGGAGGCGCGGGCCCTCGGCGGGGAGGAGCTGGCCGCCTCCTCGCTGGACGCGCAGTTCGAGCAGTTGGAGACCCTGAGCGACACGGCGGAGGTGGAGGCACGGCTCGCCGCGCTGAAGGCGACGACGTGA
- a CDS encoding ATP-binding protein, protein MKPDIGPPLAREVIGVIDTEGECAEWDFPADPGAVRTARALVRAQLGAWGLGALGDVTVLLVSELVTNSLRYASGPIGVRLVRPADPFGALLVEVSDPLPDPPRERAAAPDDEGGRGIQLVARSSRRWGTRPGRTGTAGKTVWFELALPG, encoded by the coding sequence ATGAAACCGGACATAGGTCCGCCGCTGGCCCGGGAAGTGATCGGCGTGATCGACACCGAAGGCGAGTGCGCCGAGTGGGACTTTCCCGCGGACCCGGGCGCCGTCCGCACCGCCCGCGCCCTCGTCCGCGCGCAGCTCGGCGCCTGGGGGCTCGGCGCGCTCGGCGACGTCACCGTGCTGCTCGTCAGCGAGCTGGTGACCAATTCCCTGCGCTACGCCTCGGGCCCCATCGGCGTCCGCCTGGTGCGCCCGGCCGATCCCTTCGGCGCGCTGCTCGTCGAGGTCTCCGACCCGCTGCCGGATCCGCCCAGGGAACGGGCCGCCGCACCCGACGACGAGGGCGGCAGGGGCATCCAGCTGGTCGCCCGTTCGTCACGGCGCTGGGGCACCCGTCCGGGACGTACGGGCACGGCGGGGAAGACGGTGTGGTTCGAGCTGGCGCTGCCCGGATAG